The Deltaproteobacteria bacterium genome includes a window with the following:
- a CDS encoding trehalose-6-phosphate synthase, whose amino-acid sequence MFRTVRFLFLLLFGLGLLTAVGYVLLTRKTRTWFERDLALRSQLAVVAARQSLAEHWTMNRERLSATLADFTRDERVMSAAACSLRGGLIAATDAYPSEFSCRSVLERMRQEVGEDAILWSMTPELPSGRVHLSAIRLEGESESLGVIILVHDLSFLGRREETTRNLLVTAFFVLSLGASLVTLLAARVAWRGWTRELQRSLTGEATREFQPLVRDVRALAERLAYEHDREVFGGMWSPARLRATLTQNLRGERIVILANREPYIHERSETGIIVRHPASGLVTALEPVMRACSGVWVAHGSGSADRDTVDATDHVRVPPGEESYQIRRVWLSETEENGYYFGFANEGLWPLCHVAHTRPIFRAEDWEQYTRVNQRFAEVVCEEVDTDDPIILVQDYHFGLAPRMIRERLPHATIITFWHTPWPNAERIGICPWREDLISGLLGSSVVGFHTQQHCNNFIDSVDAFIESRIDRETRAVIQGPRRTLIRPYPIAIEWPVHHLDGVPPVAQVRSEVRKELGLAPAALLGVGVDRLDYTKGIEERLSAVDTLLERFPEFRGRFSFAQLAAPSRTKIGQYRELNERIEALAAKINARWSKGSYRPIILLRSHHEPTTVFRYYRAAELCYVSSLHDGMNLVAKEFVAARDDEQGVLVLSQFTGAARELTEALIVNPYDLRQASEAMAVALQMPAAEQRERMRSMRRLVAEFNVYRWAGRMLTDAAEVRRKERLVGRLGASPVPVPMDHL is encoded by the coding sequence ATGTTTCGCACCGTTCGTTTCTTATTTCTGCTGTTGTTCGGCCTCGGACTGCTGACAGCGGTGGGCTATGTCTTGCTGACGCGCAAGACCCGCACGTGGTTCGAGCGGGATCTGGCGCTTCGTTCGCAACTGGCTGTGGTCGCCGCGCGACAGAGTCTCGCCGAACACTGGACGATGAATCGGGAACGCCTGTCGGCGACGCTCGCGGATTTCACGCGCGATGAGCGGGTCATGAGCGCGGCGGCCTGTTCGTTGCGTGGTGGGCTGATCGCCGCGACGGATGCGTATCCCAGTGAGTTTTCCTGTCGGTCGGTGTTGGAGCGCATGCGGCAGGAAGTCGGGGAAGACGCCATCTTGTGGTCGATGACGCCCGAGTTGCCGTCGGGGCGGGTCCATCTCAGTGCGATCCGGCTGGAAGGCGAATCGGAATCCTTGGGCGTGATCATTTTGGTGCATGATCTGAGTTTTCTGGGCCGTCGGGAGGAAACGACCCGCAATCTGCTCGTGACGGCATTTTTTGTCTTGTCGCTCGGCGCATCGCTCGTCACCCTGCTGGCCGCCCGCGTGGCCTGGCGGGGATGGACCCGTGAGCTGCAGCGCTCGTTAACGGGGGAGGCGACGCGCGAATTTCAGCCGCTGGTGCGGGACGTGCGTGCGTTGGCCGAGCGGTTGGCCTACGAACACGATCGCGAGGTCTTCGGCGGCATGTGGAGCCCGGCGCGGCTGCGCGCGACGCTGACGCAGAATTTGCGAGGCGAGCGGATCGTGATCCTCGCGAACCGTGAACCCTATATCCACGAACGGAGCGAGACGGGCATCATCGTCCGGCACCCAGCCAGCGGATTGGTAACGGCGTTGGAACCGGTGATGCGCGCGTGTTCCGGCGTGTGGGTGGCCCATGGGAGCGGATCGGCGGATCGCGACACCGTGGATGCGACTGACCATGTGCGCGTGCCGCCGGGAGAAGAGTCGTATCAGATTCGGCGTGTCTGGCTGAGTGAGACCGAAGAAAACGGCTATTACTTTGGATTTGCCAATGAAGGCCTCTGGCCGCTGTGTCACGTCGCCCATACCCGCCCGATTTTTCGCGCGGAAGATTGGGAACAGTATACGCGAGTCAATCAGCGCTTCGCCGAGGTCGTGTGCGAAGAAGTCGATACCGATGACCCGATCATCCTGGTTCAGGACTATCACTTCGGATTGGCGCCGCGGATGATCCGCGAACGCTTGCCCCATGCGACGATCATCACGTTCTGGCACACGCCGTGGCCGAATGCCGAGCGCATCGGGATCTGCCCGTGGCGGGAGGATCTGATCTCCGGACTGCTCGGATCGAGCGTCGTCGGTTTTCATACCCAGCAGCATTGCAACAATTTCATCGACTCGGTGGATGCCTTTATCGAAAGTCGAATCGACCGGGAGACCCGCGCCGTGATCCAGGGCCCGCGGCGCACGCTGATCCGGCCGTATCCGATCGCCATCGAATGGCCGGTCCATCATCTCGACGGCGTGCCGCCGGTGGCCCAAGTGCGTAGTGAGGTACGGAAAGAACTGGGCCTGGCGCCCGCTGCGCTGCTCGGTGTCGGCGTCGACCGATTAGACTACACCAAAGGCATTGAAGAACGCCTCTCCGCCGTCGATACGTTGTTGGAGCGCTTTCCGGAGTTTCGCGGACGGTTTTCCTTCGCCCAACTCGCCGCCCCGAGCCGCACGAAGATCGGCCAGTATCGAGAATTGAACGAGCGCATCGAGGCGCTGGCCGCCAAGATCAATGCCCGGTGGTCGAAAGGTAGCTACCGGCCGATTATTCTGCTGCGCTCGCATCACGAACCGACGACGGTGTTCCGCTATTATCGCGCGGCCGAACTCTGTTATGTCAGCAGTCTGCACGACGGAATGAATTTAGTTGCGAAGGAATTCGTCGCTGCGCGCGACGATGAACAAGGCGTCCTCGTCTTGAGCCAATTTACCGGCGCCGCGCGGGAATTGACCGAGGCGCTCATCGTCAATCCGTACGATCTGCGCCAGGCGAGCGAGGCGATGGCGGTCGCGCTGCAGATGCCCGCCGCAGAACAACGAGAACGCATGCGGTCGATGCGCCGCTTGGTCGCGGAGTTCAACGTCTACCGCTGGGCCGGGCGTATGTTGACCGACGCCGCCGAAGTGCGGCGTAAGGAGCGTCTGGTGGGGCGATTGGGCGCGTCTCCCGTGCCGGTCCCCATGGATCACCTCTAA
- a CDS encoding glycoside hydrolase family 15 protein: MALSELGLIGNCQLAAHVRRDGAIVWCCLPRFDSPPIFGALLDEQHGGSFVIGPAAAQLGQQRYLPNTNVLETRFDTADGAFRVLDFAPRFIQHERSFRPTKIVRIVEPLSGTPRIRVHCDPILGWSQQRPQPEHGSHHIGYAGYETQVRLTTDASLSYLNNEPFALTARTHFVLSWGQPVEEPLSPLCERFLHETVRYWQLWVKNCDIPSQYQEAVIRSALALKLHCFEDTGAIVAALTTSIPEGPGSGRTWDYRYCWLRDAYYALGAFRLLGHFEEREAFLHYLLNVASSAPDLDLAPLYRIDGRTDLEERLLPQWAGYGNESAVRVGNAAMSHKQHDVFGEMVLALTPLFLDARFREQATPPILDLVSRLARRAVAVAGQPDAGIWEFRSAWRPQTFSSLMCWAAADRMSRIAALHRPTDTEEFAAAAARIREEILTQAVDPTRGCLVADYGGREVDAALLQAITLRLLPIDDQRTHATVTAIRSDLEQDGWIRRYRTDDGFGVPTAAFTLCTFWLVEALARLHRDEEARAVMEQALRIQSPLGLFSEDVDPRTGEMWGNFPQAYSHVGLIHAAFAASPRWSDVGV; the protein is encoded by the coding sequence ATGGCACTCTCCGAACTCGGCCTTATCGGCAACTGCCAGCTGGCGGCGCATGTCCGTCGCGACGGCGCCATTGTGTGGTGTTGCCTGCCACGTTTCGATTCACCGCCGATCTTCGGCGCCTTGTTGGACGAACAACACGGCGGTAGTTTTGTGATCGGTCCGGCCGCAGCGCAGCTCGGGCAACAGCGCTATCTGCCGAATACGAATGTGCTCGAGACCCGCTTCGACACCGCCGACGGCGCGTTTCGCGTGCTCGATTTTGCGCCGCGTTTCATCCAACACGAACGCAGCTTCCGACCGACCAAAATCGTGCGCATCGTCGAACCGCTGTCGGGCACGCCGCGCATCCGCGTGCACTGCGATCCCATTCTCGGATGGTCCCAACAGCGGCCGCAGCCGGAGCACGGGTCCCATCACATCGGGTATGCCGGCTACGAGACCCAAGTGCGACTCACCACGGATGCCTCGCTTTCATATCTCAACAACGAACCGTTTGCGCTCACCGCCCGCACACATTTCGTCCTCTCCTGGGGGCAGCCGGTAGAAGAACCGTTGTCCCCGCTCTGCGAGCGCTTTCTGCACGAAACCGTCCGCTACTGGCAACTCTGGGTCAAAAACTGCGACATCCCGTCGCAGTATCAGGAAGCGGTCATCCGTTCCGCGTTGGCCCTCAAACTCCACTGTTTCGAAGACACGGGCGCGATTGTCGCGGCGCTCACCACGTCGATTCCGGAAGGGCCCGGCTCCGGACGCACCTGGGACTATCGATATTGCTGGCTCCGCGACGCGTATTATGCGCTCGGCGCCTTCCGCCTACTGGGCCATTTCGAAGAACGGGAAGCGTTTCTCCATTATCTGCTCAATGTGGCCTCGTCCGCGCCCGATCTTGACCTCGCCCCGCTCTATCGCATCGATGGTCGCACCGACCTCGAGGAACGCCTGCTGCCCCAATGGGCGGGATATGGGAATGAGTCGGCGGTCCGCGTCGGCAACGCCGCCATGAGCCACAAGCAACATGACGTCTTCGGCGAGATGGTCCTCGCGCTCACGCCGTTGTTCCTCGATGCCCGCTTTCGCGAGCAGGCCACGCCGCCGATCCTCGACTTAGTGTCCCGCTTGGCGCGCCGCGCCGTCGCCGTCGCCGGGCAACCGGATGCCGGGATCTGGGAGTTTCGTTCGGCATGGCGACCGCAAACTTTCAGTTCACTCATGTGTTGGGCGGCGGCCGACCGCATGAGTCGCATCGCCGCCCTTCATCGACCAACCGACACGGAGGAATTCGCCGCAGCCGCGGCTCGCATTCGGGAGGAGATCCTCACCCAGGCCGTCGATCCGACGCGTGGCTGTCTCGTCGCCGACTACGGCGGGCGGGAAGTCGATGCCGCGCTGTTGCAGGCCATTACGCTGCGGCTCTTACCGATCGACGATCAACGCACGCACGCCACCGTGACCGCCATCCGCAGCGACCTCGAACAGGATGGTTGGATCCGACGCTACCGCACCGATGATGGCTTTGGGGTCCCGACCGCCGCATTTACGCTCTGCACCTTCTGGCTGGTCGAGGCGCTGGCGCGGCTGCATCGGGATGAAGAAGCGCGTGCGGTCATGGAGCAGGCGTTACGTATCCAATCGCCGCTCGGTTTATTCTCCGAAGATGTCGATCCACGCACTGGTGAAATGTGGGGGAACTTCCCGCAGGCGTACTCCCACGTCGGACTGATCCACGCCGCCTTTGCCGCCTCGCCCCGTTGGTCGGATGTCGGGGTGTGA
- the recQ gene encoding DNA helicase RecQ — protein MTEHSAQHILRQVFGYHAFRGHQAAIIDHVTDGGDALVVMPTGGGKSLCYQIPALLRPGLGVVVSPLIALMQDQVDALLAMGVRAAFHNSTLSWPQRRELEQQIRAGALDLLYVAPERLVTLEFTDLLRACPCALFAIDEAHCVSQWGHDFRPEYRALHLLAEHFPHVPRIALTATADPRTRQDIAERLHLQHAPLFLSSFDRPNIFYRVTPKQQPRHQLLRFIQREHPDDAGIVYCLSRKRVEQTAVWLTQQGHRALPYHAGLEAAVRAAHQTQFLRDDGLIMVATIAFGMGIDKPNVRFVAHLDLPKNLEAYYQETGRAGRDGLPANAWMVYGLQDVVLLRQLMEASAADATHKQSEQRKLTAMLGFCESTQCRRQQVLTYFGESHAGGCGRCDNCTDPPATWDGTQAAQMALSCVYRTGQRFGAAYVIDVLVGADTPRIKALHHEQLSTFGIGKHLSAMEWNTIFRQLIAAGLLRVDHEKFGGLQLTAESRPVLRGERSIAFRHDPTPAPRRGKLSPPTASPTAITLHTPEEQDLWQRLRTLRKTLADTHGVPPYVIFHDRTLKEMIRHRPRDLQAMGFISGIGEHKLQKYGATFLAALQET, from the coding sequence ATGACAGAACATTCCGCGCAACATATTCTTCGGCAAGTCTTTGGCTACCACGCCTTTCGCGGGCATCAGGCGGCGATCATCGATCACGTCACGGACGGCGGCGACGCGCTCGTCGTGATGCCGACCGGCGGTGGCAAGTCGCTCTGTTACCAAATCCCGGCGCTGCTCCGTCCCGGGCTCGGCGTCGTCGTTTCCCCGCTGATCGCGTTGATGCAAGACCAAGTCGACGCGCTGCTCGCGATGGGCGTGCGCGCGGCCTTTCATAATTCGACGCTCTCGTGGCCTCAGCGTCGCGAGCTGGAACAACAAATACGCGCCGGCGCGCTCGACTTGTTGTACGTCGCGCCGGAACGCTTGGTGACGCTGGAATTTACCGACTTGTTGCGCGCGTGTCCCTGCGCACTGTTCGCGATCGACGAAGCCCACTGCGTCTCGCAATGGGGCCACGATTTTCGTCCCGAATATCGCGCACTGCACTTGTTGGCGGAACATTTTCCGCATGTGCCGCGCATCGCGCTGACGGCCACTGCCGATCCGCGCACGCGTCAAGATATCGCCGAGCGGCTGCATTTACAGCACGCCCCGCTCTTCCTTTCCAGCTTCGACCGGCCGAACATCTTCTATCGCGTCACGCCGAAACAACAGCCGCGCCATCAGTTGCTCCGCTTCATCCAACGCGAACATCCGGACGACGCCGGCATTGTCTACTGTCTGTCGCGCAAGCGCGTTGAGCAGACCGCTGTGTGGCTGACGCAACAGGGGCACCGCGCGCTCCCGTATCATGCGGGGCTCGAGGCCGCCGTCCGCGCTGCGCACCAAACGCAATTTCTGCGCGACGACGGACTGATCATGGTCGCGACGATCGCGTTCGGGATGGGCATCGACAAACCGAACGTCCGCTTCGTCGCGCATCTCGATCTGCCGAAGAATCTCGAGGCGTATTATCAGGAAACCGGCCGCGCCGGTCGCGACGGTTTGCCCGCCAACGCGTGGATGGTCTATGGCCTCCAAGACGTGGTGCTGCTGCGCCAATTGATGGAAGCGTCCGCGGCCGACGCCACGCACAAACAATCCGAACAGCGGAAATTGACCGCGATGCTCGGCTTCTGCGAATCGACCCAGTGCCGTCGACAGCAAGTGCTGACGTATTTCGGCGAATCGCATGCCGGCGGATGCGGTCGTTGCGATAATTGCACCGACCCGCCGGCCACTTGGGACGGGACGCAAGCGGCGCAAATGGCGCTGTCGTGCGTCTATCGCACCGGACAACGCTTCGGTGCGGCGTATGTGATCGACGTCCTCGTCGGCGCGGACACGCCGCGCATCAAGGCGCTGCATCACGAACAGCTCAGCACGTTCGGGATCGGCAAACACTTGAGCGCGATGGAGTGGAATACGATCTTCCGTCAGCTGATCGCCGCCGGATTGTTGCGCGTTGATCACGAAAAATTCGGCGGGCTGCAACTCACGGCGGAGAGTCGTCCGGTGTTGCGCGGCGAACGGTCCATTGCCTTCCGCCACGATCCGACGCCCGCGCCACGTCGTGGCAAATTGTCTCCGCCAACCGCCTCGCCGACCGCGATTACGTTGCACACGCCGGAAGAGCAAGATCTGTGGCAACGGCTGCGGACGCTGCGCAAGACGCTGGCCGATACCCACGGCGTGCCGCCGTATGTGATTTTTCACGACCGAACGTTGAAGGAAATGATTCGCCATCGGCCGCGCGATCTCCAGGCGATGGGCTTCATCTCCGGGATCGGCGAACACAAGCTGCAGAAATATGGGGCGACGTTCTTGGCCGCGTTGCAAGAGACGTGA
- a CDS encoding GNAT family N-acetyltransferase, with translation MSPNSWRVRLLEAADVLRIAAYWHDPAQQADHAARGSDLTKLLPPAELAAVYAGEIGQDLRTASRVTFVIEWGGEPVANVSVMNLNTQRDTQVHCHVWRPEQRRRGIGSAVLHDVLQTIFNTCPVTTLVFEPSRHNLPINRLVQKCGFRPVKTYRTQPSPMTRVMEVHRYEITREALRQAQAACPDAG, from the coding sequence ATGTCCCCGAATTCCTGGCGCGTCCGTTTACTCGAAGCCGCCGATGTTCTGCGCATCGCCGCCTATTGGCATGACCCCGCGCAACAGGCAGACCACGCCGCGCGCGGCTCGGATCTGACGAAGCTGTTGCCCCCCGCCGAATTGGCCGCCGTGTATGCGGGAGAGATTGGTCAAGACCTGCGCACCGCATCGCGCGTGACCTTTGTGATCGAATGGGGTGGCGAGCCGGTGGCCAACGTCTCGGTGATGAATCTCAATACGCAGCGCGACACGCAAGTACACTGCCATGTGTGGCGCCCGGAGCAGCGCCGCCGCGGGATTGGGTCAGCCGTGTTGCACGATGTGCTGCAGACAATCTTCAACACGTGCCCGGTGACAACGTTGGTCTTCGAGCCCTCGCGTCACAACCTCCCGATCAATCGCCTCGTCCAAAAATGCGGCTTTCGCCCGGTGAAGACCTATCGGACTCAACCCTCGCCGATGACCCGCGTGATGGAAGTGCATCGTTATGAGATTACCCGCGAGGCGTTGCGACAAGCGCAAGCAGCGTGTCCGGACGCTGGCTGA
- a CDS encoding leucine-rich repeat domain-containing protein, whose product MPRPHTTWRWIISCLMLGSTGGFIRVASTAEGIPPEDVTYRSMAEALQVPDKVHFLNLSHQDLKVLPATIGQLIHLQTLQAAGNQFTTLPQELGRCTALITLDLRSNRFREVPSVIGQLRSLRTLDLNNNQLVRLSPAIGQLTRVTALFVANNQLRSLPREIGNMSSLAFLIIDNNQLASLPETLGQLNNLHEILAFNNRLTRLPATLAQLPHLSKLWVSRNPIPPAEQQRWRTSLPNVDVQFE is encoded by the coding sequence ATGCCGCGACCACACACGACGTGGCGTTGGATCATTTCCTGTCTCATGCTCGGCAGCACAGGAGGATTCATTCGGGTCGCGTCCACAGCGGAGGGGATCCCGCCGGAAGATGTCACGTATCGATCGATGGCTGAGGCCCTGCAAGTGCCGGACAAGGTCCACTTCCTGAATCTCTCTCATCAAGACCTCAAGGTGTTGCCGGCGACTATTGGGCAATTGATCCACTTGCAAACGCTCCAAGCGGCAGGGAATCAATTCACGACGTTGCCGCAAGAACTCGGTCGTTGCACCGCACTCATCACCTTAGACTTGCGGAGTAACCGTTTCCGCGAGGTGCCGAGTGTCATTGGTCAGCTGCGATCGTTGCGCACGCTTGACCTCAATAATAATCAGCTGGTGCGTCTTTCGCCCGCGATCGGCCAGCTGACACGGGTCACGGCGTTGTTTGTGGCCAATAATCAGCTGCGATCGCTCCCACGCGAAATTGGGAACATGTCGAGTCTCGCATTTCTCATCATCGACAATAATCAACTGGCATCGCTTCCCGAGACGCTCGGTCAATTAAACAATTTGCACGAAATTCTTGCGTTCAACAATCGTCTTACGCGTCTGCCGGCGACTCTCGCGCAACTGCCTCATTTGAGTAAATTGTGGGTGTCGCGCAATCCGATCCCTCCCGCGGAACAACAGCGTTGGCGCACCAGTCTTCCCAACGTCGATGTGCAGTTTGAGTGA
- a CDS encoding AAA family ATPase → MSAEPETLTITPAWRRALALLEEGVRPVLLTGRAGTGKSTLLQRFRDQTRKQVAVLAPTGVAAVNIRGQTIHSFFGFRPDITPERAHAAGQKAERRADKLYTTLETLVLDEISMVRADLFTCVDRFLRAARRCPLEPFGGVQLIMIGDLYQLPPVVKTAEREIFASLYPGPYFFHAPVFAELSLELVELDVVFRQRDETFIRLLNAVRNNSVTAADLAQLNSRCEPKFTPGDEPYITLTTTNDAAAAINAEHLQALRGKGVRWHGELQGDFPAEQCPTETEMTLKVGAQVMLLNNDSFGRWVNGTIGEVMAMSRSEAHVEVLLEDGETVEVEPYTWKMYRYTVDPKHHTLDTEAVGSFTQLPLRLAWAVTIHKSQGKTFDHVIVDLGRGAFATGQLYVGLSRCRTFEGLVLRHQVRASDVRVDWRVVKFLTGMQYARSEAAMPLAEKMLQLEAAVALQRPVAITYLKATDEPSQRVLEPREVGEMAYNGRSFLGLRAYCRERGEERVFRVDRILSLQPVEE, encoded by the coding sequence ATGAGTGCTGAGCCGGAAACGTTGACGATTACGCCCGCGTGGCGGCGGGCGTTGGCGTTGTTGGAAGAAGGGGTGCGGCCGGTGTTGTTGACCGGGCGGGCGGGGACGGGGAAATCGACGCTGCTGCAACGGTTTCGCGATCAGACGCGCAAACAGGTCGCGGTGTTGGCGCCCACCGGCGTCGCGGCGGTGAATATCCGCGGACAGACGATTCATTCGTTTTTCGGTTTTCGCCCCGATATTACGCCGGAGCGTGCCCATGCAGCCGGTCAAAAGGCGGAGCGGCGGGCGGACAAGCTTTACACCACATTAGAGACGCTGGTCCTCGACGAGATCTCGATGGTCCGCGCCGATCTCTTCACCTGTGTCGATCGGTTCCTGCGCGCCGCACGTCGGTGTCCGCTCGAGCCGTTCGGCGGCGTGCAGCTCATCATGATCGGCGATCTGTACCAACTCCCGCCGGTCGTGAAAACGGCCGAGCGGGAAATATTTGCGTCGCTCTATCCCGGTCCGTATTTTTTTCACGCCCCGGTCTTTGCCGAACTCTCGCTGGAGCTCGTGGAACTCGATGTCGTCTTTCGCCAGCGCGACGAGACTTTCATCCGGCTGCTGAACGCAGTGCGGAACAATTCCGTCACGGCAGCAGATCTCGCTCAATTAAATAGTCGCTGCGAACCGAAGTTCACGCCGGGAGATGAACCGTACATTACGTTAACCACGACGAACGACGCTGCGGCGGCGATCAATGCGGAGCATTTGCAGGCGCTGCGCGGCAAGGGCGTGCGTTGGCACGGCGAGCTGCAAGGCGATTTTCCCGCCGAACAGTGTCCGACGGAAACCGAAATGACGCTCAAGGTCGGCGCGCAAGTCATGCTGCTCAACAACGACAGCTTCGGCCGTTGGGTGAACGGAACGATCGGCGAAGTCATGGCCATGTCGCGGTCCGAGGCGCATGTGGAAGTGCTGTTGGAAGACGGCGAGACCGTCGAAGTCGAACCGTACACTTGGAAGATGTATCGCTACACCGTCGATCCGAAGCATCACACGCTCGACACTGAAGCGGTCGGATCGTTCACGCAACTGCCGTTGCGGTTGGCGTGGGCGGTGACGATTCACAAGAGCCAAGGGAAGACGTTCGATCACGTCATCGTAGATCTGGGTCGCGGCGCGTTTGCGACCGGGCAATTATATGTAGGCTTGAGTCGCTGTCGCACTTTCGAAGGCTTGGTGTTACGGCACCAAGTCCGTGCGAGTGATGTGCGGGTCGATTGGCGCGTCGTGAAGTTCCTGACCGGCATGCAATACGCGCGCTCGGAGGCCGCGATGCCGCTCGCGGAAAAAATGCTGCAACTGGAGGCCGCAGTGGCGCTGCAACGGCCGGTCGCGATCACGTATCTCAAAGCGACGGATGAACCGAGTCAACGCGTGCTCGAACCGCGCGAGGTCGGCGAAATGGCATACAACGGCCGCTCGTTCTTGGGACTGCGCGCGTATTGTCGTGAACGCGGCGAAGAACGCGTCTTCCGTGTCGATCGGATTCTGTCGCTTCAGCCGGTGGAGGAGTGA